The genomic region GTAAAAGATCCAGCTTCTCTTGTTTGAAAACTGACAGGCAGAATTACACTTAGTCAAAACCTGTCTGTCATTTATGTTAAAACGTAGTAACGTTATGTCCGATTGTTggtatttgaaaaagaaaaagctaacatGTATTCGTGACCacatatggacgtagtttcaccagatcacgcGATATTGTTGATTTGGCAATGATAAAGTGTCTGATGTAGTTAGTGAGGAATTTAAAGGTTTtttgtctgttggttctgtgtttCTAACAAATGAGATTGCTAATCCGATACCCATACTATTTTACTTGATACTGGGGCGACTCAGTCATTGTAGTTGGAAGAAATATTACCTTTACATTCGAGTTCTGCCACTGGTGAGAGTGCTATTGTTCAGGGTATTGAAAGTATCTTTGTTAATGTTCTTCTTCATGACTGTTTCATCAAGAGATGCTTTCgggaccagttgtggttggagtaagacctacttTCTcagtgtatcattattgttggcaAAGCTGTTGTCGAACCCAAAATGGGTAGCGTGCTGATCACTGCTTTGTCTACGGATGATATTGTTGAGGAGAACCCTGACGTATTTCTCTCGTGTGATGTGACTCTAGTtcaggctaagaaattaagcTATAAACAAATGATAGACACGTGTTCAGAGGATGATGTTATAAATTTGAAAGTGAGGGATCTGGTTCAGCTGATGAAGTTCCACTTTTTAGAAGTAAACTGATTGCCGATCAAAAAAAGGAACCATAGATCCCTCCACTATTTATGctccccgccagtacagcggtaagtctactgatttacaattctaaaatcaggggttgattcctctcggtgggctcagcggatagcctgatatggttttgctataagaaaacacatactctATTATTTAAAACTGCACTCTCAAaagatgaactggagaaagttccaaatggttaTTTTCTCAAAAATAGTGTGTTCATTAGGAAATAGAGAGTAGTAAATATGTCAGCTTCAGAAAACTGAGCTGAGGTTTATCAAATTATTGTTTCTAAAGTATATCATTTCGAAATATTGTAAACTGCTAATGAACTCCTCATAGGAGGTTACGTAAGTGTAAACCAGACATATgataaaattatgagacatttttttggagaaaaattagttttgtaaaacttgtcatacctTGGTTGTAAGACCTAGCCAAAAAAATTCCCGTTTCTCcttttcgtaaaaaaaaaattaatgttcgATGAGAATCTGTTGAAGTTAAATGGTCGGTAATGTtcgaaattaataaatattcctggtcaaataactgaagttcccgattaataactgttaatcacagttatagctttcgaggtttatagtacaaCAACTACACCAAACTACAACGCGTGGCGTTCGTAACATTTAGAAGTGTGAGGAAGGTTTTAAGAAATTTCCACCTGCACAATGAATACAAATATCTCTTTGATTCtcactctcgagaatcttctacaagtttagTAAATATGTGGGATTTTCTCAATACAGATATAAGattataagttatgtacatttttaaatataaatataacacaaacaaatatcaacattaaaatatttatataataaagaatCCTTCAATATCTACATAAGATGAATATATTGTCATCTGAGTTTTTCAAGTTAAGCAATGTATCAGTTTTGTATCGAACTGGCTGGGAGTGTGTACGTGTGAACAAATAGCCACAACCTTCTGAAGTGTATCTGGTTACTCTAGCATAAGTGAAAATATTTACGAATTTATTCCGACCAGAACATGCTCCTCCTTAttgaaataagaaaaggaaacatTCAGTATGTGGATATAGGGGTTCGTGGAATTAGTATCTATTTGTGATCCAAAAGGGAGTTCGTACGCACCCTCAAAGTCCCCTGATATACTGAAGCTTATAATTATAGCTAGTTAATAGAAAGGGACGACCCTTTCAAACAACTAGAAGGATTTTAACATGATCACCTTGTGACGTTTACTAGGAATTCACGGTGTTCAGCATAGAATCTGTTCATACAAGTTGATTTTCTGTACACGTCGCTTAATCTTAAACAGGATATTAAACTAGAGTTTTGAAAGCCACCCTGACGTTAGACATCGCAAGCAATCCTGTTATGGGTGTCGTTTGCAAACAGTTTGGTCTTGCTCTTTGTTCTGTCAGTGAAGGGAGCCTTTAAAATTCTACTTTCTTATTCACAGAGTATATAACACGATACATTGAAACCGTCACGAATTTGTTTTCCCcattaaatacagaatacatTATAGGACgccccttagtggcacagcggcatgtatgcagacttacaaagctagaaacctggtttcaatacccgtggtggatagtttacagatagcccactgtgtaggtgcaaataacaataagaaataacCTTATACcacaaactaattttaatttttcgttttaaTCTTCATCTAACATATGATAGAACTgagattacatatatataatatattttcgtTTCTTTTAAAGGAATATCTGCTTTTAATGTTTTGGCAACTGAGACACAGGAACACCCATCGCAAGGTACATTCCAGGTAAGAAACGTCTATTAATTTCGACgtttatacaataaacatttaaaatccaCAATAGATAGTTTCATAGTTGTCTATTTCAATTTTGTCAGAACTCGCCGCCTCTTTCCACTGATCTCCATCCTGGTGAGATTGTTGACCCTACGACTGCCATCTTGAGTCATCTCCTCTTCGATTGCACTAATAGGCCCGATGGCGCATATCCTGATTATCAGAAAGCGTGTAGGTTGTTCTATTTGTGTGAGAGCGGCCGAAGACACATTTTCTGGTGTTCCAATGGCACCGTTTTCAACCCTGACTCGGGACATTGCGACGCGCCTCACAGGGCAAGTTGTGTTGATCCAGAGAAGTCATCTTGGCCAACGTTGGTTGGAGACTGTGGTGACCAGGAAGATGGAATTTACACCGACTATGAAAGTGAATGCcgcaaattttatttttgtaaaggtAAAGAAGTTTATGTAAGAAGGATGTGACAATAATTAATTAGTGTCAAGCCAGTTTATGTAAGAAGGATGTGACAATAATTAATTAGTGTCAAGCCAGTTTATGTAAGAAGGATGTGACAATAATTAATTAGTGTCAAGCCAGTTTATGTAAGAAGGATGTGACAATAATTAGTTAGTGTCAAGCCAGTTTATGTAAGAAGGATGTGACAATAATTAATTAGTGTCAAGCCAGTTTATGTAAGAAGGATGTGACAATAATTAATTAGTGTCAAGCCAGTTTATGTAAGAAGGATGTGACAATAATTAATTAGTGTCAAGCCAGTTTATGTAAGAAGGATGTGACAATAATTAATTAGTGTCAAGCCAGTTTATGTAAGAAGGATGTGACAATAATTAATTAGTGTCAAGCCAGTTTATGCTTATTGATACTTCAGCttgttttatagatatttatacacATGTAATGTAAAGCTACAGAGATTTATTGTAGATTCATATGAgctcagcatggctaggtggttaaagcattcgactcataatccgaggattgcgggttcgaatcgccgtcacatcaaacatgctcgtcctttcaaccatgggggcgttataatgtaatggtcaatcccaccactcgttggcaaaagagtagcccaagagttggcggtgggtggtgatgactagttgccttccttttagtattacactgctaaattagggacggctagctcagatagccctcgagtagctttgtacaaaattaagaaaaacttatAGAATACATAAATCCACATTTAATCACAACATTGACTTTCAAACTTGCTTTCATTTTTTATCTAAGGTACAGTGGGATTGGTTTAATTTAGGACAAAACAGCAAACACTGTTTTAATTGCCAGAAACCAAACTTACTTTAAATGCCACATGACTCCCAAGTAAGCTACACTTAGTGTTACTTGTTTTGAGTACAAATTTAGTCTAAAGTGAGATATATTCTTTAAGTGGCTATCGATAATGTTTATGGCCTTAAGCCACTGTCTTTTGTATCCTAAAGAATCAAGCATCATATATACTATTAGGCAGAGCTGGCAAATACAACAAGTGGttcatatttcaacattttttatttttccaggCAGATTAAGTCACCGAAAAATATGGTtaagatttcaattttttttcagtgaGAATGGGCTGACACAAAACGTAACCAAGATTTCCACATATTTTCTCTATGTAGAGAGAAGGAGcacaacaaattattaataatttaacattttttctctATTTAAAATGAACCGACACAAGAAGTGATTACgttattttaacttttcagtCACAATACTTTCGTATATACGCGCAAAGTTAGTAAGAAcagtctgcgctagccatcaataatattgaaatgatcggctagaggaaaggcagattgTAAACAGTATCTACCGCCAATTCTTTgacagaatagtgggatttaataataataatttaacttaaaatagcTTATCATAAGAGAAAACGTTggaaaaatgactttatttatttaaaatcgaTTCTCGGGTGACTAACATATAGTCAAAAAGAAATTATATGATATACATATACAACCGACAAAAGGTAATTATCCTAAagttgattttaataaaataaactgttttttcctAATTTGTGTCTAATAACAAATTTTATGTCATCTTGAAATACATAAAAGAATCAGCAGAACTCTCTTCAATTTGCCTGTATGAtggatttgactgtcacccttataatgcacCAACGACCCAAAATGcaaatagcatttttttttttgcgGTAAGAGAACGCGATGTTGACCCCTGACCATTGTTTGACTCGCAGAGCTGGTCGACATAACAAATGgttaatattttactgtcttCTCTTACTGCAGTGTGGGTTGACATAACAAATGGaagaactttattattttttctccGATCAGAGTGGGGGAAGACCccacagtggcacaacggtacgtCTCcatatttacaacactagaaaccgagtttcgatatccgtgattggcaaagcatagataacccattgtgtagcttttgcttaACTTCACACGAACGATATTTTCTCTCTGCAAAATTGGTCGATACAAGAAATGGTTAGCATCTTATTGTTTTTCTTCCCCTACCAGAGTGTGACAACTTCACAAATGTTtgcgtttttcttatatcaaagccacatgaggctatctgctgagacaaacgaatggaatcgaacccctgattttagcgctgtaaatccatagacttaccgctgtactagcggagaacaaacaaatgtttacaaattattatttcttcttccCCAGAGTGGGTTGGCACAACAAATGatcagtaatttattattttttatcccCCAGAATTGATCGATAGAACAAATGGTTAGTAATCTATTATTTGTCTTCCTTCCCCAAAGTGGATAAACACAACAAATGCTTAAGATTTTAACAGCGTTTCTTTATGTAGATTGGATCTAGATCAACACTGGTTAGGAGTTAAGTAACTTTCCTTCCATTAGAGCCAAAACATCAAATATTATGatttcaacacattttttataaataaccagtttcatatTTCACATACACAGATACGTTACTGCTAATAAAACATTTGATTACGTGGGTTGTTCTTACGTAGtgtgataaatatttgaaagtttcagatttataaacgtaaaataaaacttgtctatgtaacaataaaaaaattgtctttCATAATGCGCAAGTGTAATAAGTTTTTTTGTCACGAGGGTTTCattactgttatttttcttttaatagccGGTGAGAAACTGGTTTTCAGCTGTCCTGGAAACAAACGTTTTGACTGGAGGACCGGATCGTGTCGAGAAGTATTAGACGTGCCATGTTCTAAACTGTCCTGTGAAAAAAAGCCTGATGGGATATTTACTGATTATTCAGAAAATTGTAAACGGTATTATCTATGTCGCAAGGAGGAGAGGACAGAGTACGTTTGTCCACCAGGGAAGATATTTAATGAGAGGATAATGAAATGTAACGGTCCAAAAGGTGTGCATTGCTCCAACATTTCTTCTTTTAACTGCAATGGTTTGCCCGATGGTTATTATCCGGAATATGACAATAATTGCAGAGCGTTTTATCTCTGTGCTAATAGTAAGCTGAAAAGTTATTCCTGTCCCGCAAATCTGGCTTTTAGCAAGCGTCTGTTAGCATGTGACTACCCGTCTAAAGCAAGGTGTGAAAAACCTGCAGAAACTTATTGTCAGAGTAAGCCTAATGGCATTTATCCTCTTATTGAAACTGGATGTAGAGAATTCGTGATTTGTAGGGATAGTCATGTGACGCACCTTGGTGCCTGTAGCCAGGGCAAACTTATGAATCCAGCTACTTGGAAGTGTGACCCTAGTCCTTTGGTAAAATGCGTTTCAGTAAAAGATCCTGACTGTGAAGATAAAACGGATGGACTTTATCCTGATATTAACACTGGCTGCTCTGCTTACTTTTTGTGCATAAACCACCGCAGAGTCGTCACGAAGTATTGCCCCTCATCGTCTCTGTTCGATGTTTCAACTGGGAGCTGTCTGTCGTCATCTCTCGTGCACTGTCATCATCCTGACAACAGTCCTACATTGGCCAGCTATCGTCACTGGGATATATCGCAGTATGGATGTGAAGGCCGAGTGGGATTGTTTCCGGATTTCGTCACGGAGTGTAGTCGCTACTACGTTTGCGCATATGGACGCAGGGAGCTCAGAAACTGCCCTGAAGGTATGAAATTTAATATAGTTACCAGACAATGCGAGGATCCTAGCTCAGTTTCATGCACGGCACCGCAAGTTCTTGGTGCTTTTCGATGTTTACAAGGTGATGAAGGAATATATGTGGACGTAAGTAGTAACTGCAAGAGATGGCACGAGTGTTGGGATAATGTGGGAGAAACCTACCGATGTCCCGCGGGAAGATGGTTTAATGCGTTCACGCGTTCCTGTGATGGAAGCACTGATAACCAATGTGAGAACAATGGAGTCGAATCAGTCCGTCCCTATTCCTTCGAATCTCGAATAATTCgagttttacagaaaacaaaaacttcgTTCGGTTGCCAAGCAAAACGTAATGGTTTTTACACACTTGGAGAAGAAAACTGTAGGCTATTTCATATTTGTGCTAATGGACAAACATTTTCATACATGTGTCCTGAAGATCTAGTGTATAATCCAGATTCTGAATCCTGTGATGATCCGATTAGAGTAAATTGTGAACAGATAAAAGAACAGTGGACCAAATCTAATGACGGTTTTTCTTGTAGTTCTAAAACTGATGGCATGTATCCAGATTACTTAAGTCGTTGTAAAAAGTACTTTATCTGTGAAAAGGGTTTGAGGAAGGAATCCTTTTGTCCCGATGATCATATGTTTAACAGAATTACTTTATTTTGCGAACTAGAATCTGATGTCATTTGTAAACCTCCACTCACAGAGGAATACCCAGGAACTCTGTCTTTATCAGTTAATCCTGATGACTCGGTACAATTTGATGTAGAAGAAAATAATAGTTCCATCAGTGATCAACCGTTGGTTATTAATTCTTCAGAAGATGTTAAATCTATAAACTTTACCGCGACACAGGGTGCAATgagaaaaacacagaaacaaaatctAACACTTTCACACAGTAGAAACCATACTAAAGAGCATCAAATACTTAATGAAGACCAAAGATATGGAGAGAAAACATCAACCGAGCAAATTCATATAATCCAAGATGCTGattttaaaagaacaaacaataaatttgtgAATAATGGAGTAACAACCCAACTTCCAAGAAGATATGAATATCTGTATTACGACATCTACGACTATCCTAATCTCTTTAATGATCATATAAATAACGAAAATAAATCTGGCGGCAACCAGACTCTTATTATAAAAACCGATATTCGTAATGTTGTCACCAAGAAAACAGATGGTAAGAGCCAAAACGAAGACATTAAACTGGTGAATAAGGAACatgaaaatattcagaaaaagGTGATTGAGAAAAATCCCATAGATCAAACAAATGAAACGAAGAAAACAAACGATCAGAATTTGAAAAGTGAATTAACAGCACATATTCCCAAAGAATACGAATATTACTATTATGCAATTTATGACTATCCTGATTTTGAAGATCATAAAAAAGACATAGGAAAAAACGTAGATCAAGACCAAAGTTTTTCTCTCAGTGCTAATAATCATCAAGCTGACATGAAGAAAGGTGTCCATTTAACAGGCGAAAATATTAATTCAACCCAAAATGTAATAACGTATGATCATTTTGACGATTATGATATTTCAGAGAGCAGTATAACaaatgagaaaaagaaaatacaaacagtcaATGAACTGGTTATTACTACAGTATTACCAGTTTCAGTTACTTCATCTGCAACGCTCGAGAAACCTTCAGAATATGAACGAGAAACTCTCGAACCTGTAGGTCTCATTCttacaactgaaacaaataaTGCTGTTTTAAACgttgaaaatgaaagaaatagtGTTGAAGAACAGTATTTGTCATCAGACCTTGCAAATGAAACAAGCAGTTTAGTTTTACGTTTTGCAAACGAAACAAACTCTTTGGTGTTAGGTGAGGAAAGAGAAAGAGGCAGGATGGTGTTAGCTCATGAAAATGAGAGAAATATTCTGGTAGCAGGTcttgataacaaaacatatagtttgGTATCAGGATTCCCAAATAACTCTAGCAATTTGGCGTTAAATAATTCTAACAAAACCAATAGTTTGATGTCAACGCTAGAGACTAACACAGGCAGTTTAGTGTTAAATGACGAAAATGAAACTAA from Tachypleus tridentatus isolate NWPU-2018 chromosome 1, ASM421037v1, whole genome shotgun sequence harbors:
- the LOC143245576 gene encoding uncharacterized protein LOC143245576, with amino-acid sequence MADLSFTLFLIYTGISAFNVLATETQEHPSQGTFQNSPPLSTDLHPGEIVDPTTAILSHLLFDCTNRPDGAYPDYQKACRLFYLCESGRRHIFWCSNGTVFNPDSGHCDAPHRASCVDPEKSSWPTLVGDCGDQEDGIYTDYESECRKFYFCKAGEKLVFSCPGNKRFDWRTGSCREVLDVPCSKLSCEKKPDGIFTDYSENCKRYYLCRKEERTEYVCPPGKIFNERIMKCNGPKGVHCSNISSFNCNGLPDGYYPEYDNNCRAFYLCANSKLKSYSCPANLAFSKRLLACDYPSKARCEKPAETYCQSKPNGIYPLIETGCREFVICRDSHVTHLGACSQGKLMNPATWKCDPSPLVKCVSVKDPDCEDKTDGLYPDINTGCSAYFLCINHRRVVTKYCPSSSLFDVSTGSCLSSSLVHCHHPDNSPTLASYRHWDISQYGCEGRVGLFPDFVTECSRYYVCAYGRRELRNCPEGMKFNIVTRQCEDPSSVSCTAPQVLGAFRCLQGDEGIYVDVSSNCKRWHECWDNVGETYRCPAGRWFNAFTRSCDGSTDNQCENNGVESVRPYSFESRIIRVLQKTKTSFGCQAKRNGFYTLGEENCRLFHICANGQTFSYMCPEDLVYNPDSESCDDPIRVNCEQIKEQWTKSNDGFSCSSKTDGMYPDYLSRCKKYFICEKGLRKESFCPDDHMFNRITLFCELESDVICKPPLTEEYPGTLSLSVNPDDSVQFDVEENNSSISDQPLVINSSEDVKSINFTATQGAMRKTQKQNLTLSHSRNHTKEHQILNEDQRYGEKTSTEQIHIIQDADFKRTNNKFVNNGVTTQLPRRYEYLYYDIYDYPNLFNDHINNENKSGGNQTLIIKTDIRNVVTKKTDGKSQNEDIKLVNKEHENIQKKVIEKNPIDQTNETKKTNDQNLKSELTAHIPKEYEYYYYAIYDYPDFEDHKKDIGKNVDQDQSFSLSANNHQADMKKGVHLTGENINSTQNVITYDHFDDYDISESSITNEKKKIQTVNELVITTVLPVSVTSSATLEKPSEYERETLEPVGLILTTETNNAVLNVENERNSVEEQYLSSDLANETSSLVLRFANETNSLVLGEERERGRMVLAHENERNILVAGLDNKTYSLVSGFPNNSSNLALNNSNKTNSLMSTLETNTGSLVLNDENETNSLELELVNNTNLKPKYNSYGVELQQGASSSTDTLFVDGHESDQSPIEAKPETINPTKLSLSDIAITESTLSTNFGFKCPYKEIGFFPDYESGCKQFHICYRNIRKTYSCPSVLLFNPESKNCDLPENVFCQSPEISKEGKLHCEGKINGYYPDYKAGCRKYYACLKDQVLVYTCPTGKLFNVRTMACDLAEAVTCTDSGKQTIDIKVQSTGNDVVDKVSKSTHVHGVPHRFLFDCSDKPDGFYPDYARFCHVFYRCKDGMKISHYCKQGFLFNSELGMCDFEENVKCNFTVSESSTTKL